One Phragmites australis chromosome 23, lpPhrAust1.1, whole genome shotgun sequence DNA window includes the following coding sequences:
- the LOC133906102 gene encoding uncharacterized protein LOC133906102 has translation MAGAPAAPGAGAGAGGGAAAGLKTYFKTPEGRYKLQYEKTHSALLHYSHGGKTVSQLTVAYLKEKPAGQGSMPSTPSSSSGMRSAAARLLGTGNGSRAHIFAGSNGVSRAVSGSSRIGGGLGTSTGLGGPQGVANYDGKGTYIIFNAADTLFISDLNSQDKDPIKSIHFSNSNPLCHAFNSEAKEGHDLIIGMGSGDVYSMSLRQQLQDPGRKPVAAQHYNKGDKDVTPNGSRCTSIAWVPEREGIFVVSHSDGNLYVYDKNKDGSTDCTFPALKDQSQFTVSHAKSSKSNPIARWHICQGSINAISFSPDGAYLATVGRDGYLRVFDFSKEQLIFGGRSYYGALLCCTWSSDGKYLLTGGEDDLVQVWSMDDRKIVAWGEGHNSWVSGVAFDSYWSPPSSDGTGENVYRFGSVGQDTQLLLWDLALDEIVVPLRHPSSCSPTFSSGSPSAHWDNACPPAGILQPSPRMQDVPKLSPLVSNRVHADPLSGLVFTNESILTICREGLIKIWVRPDQSENN, from the exons ATGGCGGGGGCGCCGGCTGCTCCGGGTGCGGGTGCGGGTGCGGggggcggcgccgcggcggggCTCAAGACCTACTTCAAGACGCCCGAGGGGAGGTACAAGTTGCAGTACGAGAAGACGCACTCCGCCTTGCTGCATTACAGCCACGGGGGAAAGACCGTCTCGCAG TTGACAGTGGCGTACCTGAAGGAGAAGCCTGCTGGCCAGGGCTCCATGCCGTCAACACCGAGCTCCAGCAGTGGGATGCGATCTGCGGCAGCAAGGCTGCTGGGCACTGGGAATGGTAGCAGGGCACATATCTTTGCTGGAAGCAATGGAGTAAGCCGGGCTGTTTCTGGAAGCAGCCGTATAGGAGGTGGCCTTGGTACATCTACAGGCCTTGGTGGACCACAAGGGGTGGCAAATTATGATGGCAAGGGTACATACATCATCTTCAATGCAGCCGATACGCTATTCATCAGTGATCTCAATTCCCAGGACAAG GATCCAATAAAGTCCATCCATTTCAGCAACTCGAACCCATTGTGCCATGCATTCAACTCAGAAGCCAAAGAAGGGCATGACCTGATCATCGGGATGGGATCCGGGGATG TCTATTCGATGTCGCTGAGGCAACAGTTACAAGATCCTGGAAGGAAGCCTGTTGCGGCCCAACACTATAATAAGGGTGATAAAGATGTAACGCCCAATGGAAG CCGGTGCACATCTATTGCATGGGTGCCAGAGCGTGAAGGCATTTTTGTTGTTAGCCATTCTGATGGAAATCTGTATGTGTATGATAAA AACAAGGATGGGAGCACAGATTGTACGTTTCCAGCTCTGAAGGATCAATCCCAATTCACGGTTTCTCATGCTAAGTCGAGTAAG AGCAACCCGATTGCTAGATGGCATATCTGTCAAGGTTCGATCAATGCCATTTCCTTTTCACCAGATGGCGCGTACTTGGCGACTGTTGGGAGAGATG gttatttgagagtttttgatTTTTCAAAGGAACAACTAATATTTGGGGGGAGAAGCTATTATGGCGCTCTGCTGTGCTGCACGTGGAG CTCGGATGGCAAATATCTATTAACAGGTGGTGAAGATGATCTTGTGCAGGTATGGAGCATGGATGACAGAAAGATAGTTGCATGGGGCGAAGGGCATAATTCCTGG GTTAGTGGAGTTGCTTTTGATTCATATTGGTCCCCACCAAGTTCTGATGGAACAGGAGAAAATGTCTATCGCTTTGGTTCTGTTGGTCAG GACACCCAACTGCTTCTGTGGGACCTTGCACTGGATGAGATTGTTGTCCCGCTACGTCATCCTTCAAGTTGCTCGCCAACATTTAGCAGTGGGAGCCCTTCTGCCCATTGGGACAATGCATGCCCTCCAGCAGGTATTCTCCAACCTTCTCCAAGAATGCAAGATGTGCCGAAGCTCTCACCCCTTGTTTCCAACCGAGTACATGCCGATCCACTCTCTGGTCTGGTGTTCACGAATGAATCAATTCTCACCATCTGCCGTGAGGGACTCATCAAAATCTGGGTCAGACCAGACCAGAGTGAAAACAATTAA